A genomic window from Streptomyces brevispora includes:
- a CDS encoding heavy metal translocating P-type ATPase, with product MSSVLDQRPAPAADGLRPAPPRRRTRVLALPEARWALAALVLFLTALPLKLLDAPVWAWAPLFAATYVTGGWEPGWEGLKALKDKTLDVDLLMVVAALGAAAIGQVLDGALLIIIFATSGALEAVATARTADSVRGLLDLAPTTATRLLTGGGEESVAADSLSIGDIVLVRPGERVGADGRVIDGASDVDQATITGEPLPVTKQPGDEVFGGTVNGTGALRVRVEREPADSVIARIVKMVEEASETKAPTQLFIEKIEQRYSIGMVIATLAVFAVPLAFGSALQPALLRAMTFMIVASPCAVVLSTMPPLLSAIANAGRHGVLAKSAVVMERLGQVDMVALDKTGTLTEGTPRVTDIRPLPGHGLDEDELLALAAAAEHPSEHPLARAVVRAAHDRGLNLAEATGFTSAPGQGVTAAIGGRTVQVGSPARLASTVGPGTSRVVRELEDEGRTVVLVLRDGVPAGVLGIADRLRPDARATVTALTELTGRTPGLLTGDNERAARHLAAEVGITDVRAGLLPQDKVAAVREWEAEGRRVLVVGDGVNDAPALAAAHTGIAMAGSDLALETADAVVVRNELSAVPAVVALSRKARRLVLQNLAIAGVFIAALVAWDLIATLPLPLGVAGHEGSTIIVGLNGLRLLRETAWPRPAKDTA from the coding sequence ATGTCGTCCGTTCTCGACCAGCGGCCTGCCCCGGCTGCCGACGGGTTGCGCCCGGCACCGCCCCGGCGGCGTACACGGGTTCTGGCTCTGCCGGAGGCCCGGTGGGCGCTGGCCGCGCTGGTCCTGTTCCTGACCGCCCTCCCGCTCAAGCTGCTCGACGCCCCGGTGTGGGCGTGGGCGCCGCTGTTCGCCGCCACTTACGTCACAGGCGGCTGGGAACCGGGGTGGGAGGGCCTGAAGGCCCTGAAGGACAAGACCCTGGACGTGGATCTGCTGATGGTGGTGGCCGCCCTCGGCGCCGCCGCCATCGGGCAGGTACTCGACGGGGCACTGCTGATCATCATCTTCGCCACGTCCGGCGCGCTGGAGGCCGTGGCGACCGCCCGCACCGCGGATTCCGTACGCGGCCTCCTCGACCTCGCACCGACCACGGCCACCCGGCTCCTGACCGGCGGTGGGGAGGAGAGCGTGGCAGCGGACTCCCTGAGCATCGGGGACATCGTCCTGGTGCGGCCCGGCGAGCGGGTCGGCGCCGACGGCCGGGTGATCGACGGGGCGAGCGACGTCGACCAGGCCACCATCACCGGCGAGCCCCTCCCGGTGACCAAGCAGCCCGGGGACGAGGTGTTCGGCGGCACCGTCAACGGCACCGGCGCCCTCCGCGTCCGGGTGGAGCGCGAGCCGGCGGACTCAGTGATCGCGCGGATCGTGAAGATGGTCGAGGAAGCCTCCGAGACCAAGGCCCCGACCCAGCTGTTCATCGAGAAGATCGAACAGCGGTACTCGATCGGCATGGTGATCGCGACCCTCGCCGTCTTCGCGGTCCCGCTCGCCTTCGGCTCCGCCCTCCAGCCGGCCCTCCTTCGCGCGATGACCTTCATGATCGTCGCCTCGCCGTGCGCGGTGGTGCTCTCCACCATGCCGCCCCTGCTCTCCGCCATCGCCAACGCGGGCCGCCACGGCGTGCTGGCCAAGTCCGCCGTCGTGATGGAGCGCCTGGGCCAGGTCGACATGGTCGCCCTGGACAAGACCGGCACCCTGACCGAGGGCACCCCTCGCGTCACCGACATCCGCCCCCTGCCCGGTCACGGCCTCGACGAGGACGAACTGCTGGCGCTGGCAGCGGCGGCCGAGCACCCCAGCGAGCACCCGCTCGCCCGCGCCGTCGTCCGGGCCGCACACGACCGCGGCCTCAACCTCGCCGAGGCGACCGGCTTCACCTCCGCCCCCGGACAGGGCGTCACCGCGGCCATCGGCGGCCGTACCGTACAGGTCGGCTCCCCGGCCCGCCTGGCCTCCACCGTCGGCCCCGGAACCAGCCGCGTGGTACGGGAACTCGAGGACGAGGGCCGCACCGTGGTCCTCGTGCTGCGCGACGGAGTACCGGCCGGGGTGCTGGGCATCGCCGACCGGCTCCGCCCCGACGCCAGGGCCACCGTGACCGCGCTCACCGAACTGACCGGCCGGACCCCGGGCCTGCTGACCGGCGACAACGAGCGCGCCGCCCGCCATCTGGCCGCCGAGGTCGGTATCACGGACGTCCGTGCCGGACTGCTGCCGCAGGACAAGGTCGCCGCCGTACGGGAGTGGGAGGCCGAGGGACGTCGGGTGCTGGTGGTCGGCGACGGTGTCAACGACGCCCCCGCCCTGGCCGCCGCGCACACCGGTATCGCCATGGCCGGCTCCGACCTCGCCCTGGAAACCGCCGACGCCGTCGTGGTCCGCAACGAACTCTCCGCCGTCCCCGCTGTCGTGGCCCTATCCCGCAAGGCCCGCCGCCTGGTCCTGCAGAACCTCGCCATCGCCGGAGTCTTCATCGCGGCGCTGGTGGCCTGGGACCTGATCGCCACCCTCCCGCTGCCGCTCGGCGTCGCCGGACACGAAGGATCCACCATCATCGTCGGCCTCAACGGCCTGCGCCTCCTGCGGGAGACCGCCTGGCCCCGCCCTGCCAAGGACACAGCGTGA
- a CDS encoding GOLPH3/VPS74 family protein: MTTAKDLFTIAMDPRSKDSVGQGDLSLALAGAELIDLIGAGAVAVDGDRIVPGEPPAPDDRLMAEAAAALTRQAPYERIEDWLWRRGRDLSATYQAALEEDGELTRKRSGRLSFGSEHVEPVDTPAHRRAADRWKEKEPVLVALASAVGIDGERSDDEPGLDDEAVTTVVAVVHDAVMELEAVRQRRSIENAAFANLWRGP; encoded by the coding sequence ATGACCACGGCGAAAGACCTGTTCACCATCGCCATGGACCCGAGGTCGAAGGACTCTGTGGGGCAGGGTGACCTGTCGCTCGCACTCGCGGGGGCCGAGCTGATCGATCTCATCGGTGCGGGGGCGGTCGCCGTGGACGGTGACCGCATCGTGCCGGGTGAACCGCCGGCGCCGGACGATCGGCTCATGGCGGAGGCTGCCGCAGCGCTCACTCGGCAAGCGCCGTACGAGCGCATCGAGGACTGGCTGTGGCGCCGGGGCCGCGACCTCTCGGCCACGTACCAGGCCGCTCTGGAGGAGGACGGTGAGCTGACGCGGAAGCGAAGCGGCCGGTTGTCCTTCGGCTCGGAACACGTGGAACCGGTCGATACGCCCGCCCACCGCCGGGCGGCCGATCGCTGGAAGGAGAAGGAGCCCGTTCTGGTCGCCCTCGCCTCGGCCGTGGGTATCGACGGCGAACGATCAGACGACGAGCCCGGCCTCGACGACGAGGCGGTGACGACCGTGGTGGCCGTTGTCCACGACGCGGTGATGGAGTTGGAGGCCGTACGCCAGCGGCGGTCCATCGAGAACGCGGCCTTCGCCAACCTCTGGCGCGGACCGTGA
- a CDS encoding ArsR/SmtB family transcription factor: MGHGTDNASSATTRERLDAVGAADVAATLQALATPSRLHILARLQEGPCSVSDLAEAVGMEASACSHQLRLLRNLGLVTGERHGRSIIYALYDNHVAELLDQALYHVEHLRMGIRDTAVAVTEGEPAGP, encoded by the coding sequence ATGGGCCACGGAACGGACAACGCCAGCAGCGCCACCACCCGCGAGCGCCTCGACGCGGTCGGCGCCGCCGATGTCGCCGCGACCCTCCAGGCCCTGGCCACGCCCTCCCGGCTGCACATCCTGGCTCGACTCCAGGAAGGGCCCTGCTCGGTCAGCGACCTCGCCGAGGCTGTGGGCATGGAAGCCTCCGCCTGTTCCCACCAGCTGCGCCTGCTGCGCAACCTCGGACTGGTCACCGGCGAACGCCACGGCCGCTCGATCATCTACGCCCTCTACGACAACCACGTCGCCGAACTCCTCGACCAGGCGCTGTACCACGTCGAACACCTGCGCATGGGAATCCGCGACACCGCCGTGGCCGTGACCGAAGGGGAGCCGGCCGGTCCTTAG
- a CDS encoding GNAT family N-acetyltransferase, translating into MTELGPVAWPPAPIRTARLVLRESEARDRAAFIELFASPEVGTYLGGPRPLDELERAVPEVPGRRPGLFVIDLDGAMIGMITLDQRDASRPGHVRPDGAEAELGYMFMPGAWGRGYAAEACAAALEWFTDALPGEPVVLCTQTANARSMRLTARLGFIEVARFEEYGAEQWFGVWSATTLPRSSGNSPDVTAVVDEQPVAPGTGS; encoded by the coding sequence ATGACTGAGCTCGGCCCCGTCGCCTGGCCGCCTGCCCCGATCAGGACCGCGCGGCTCGTGCTCCGCGAGTCCGAGGCCCGGGACCGTGCGGCGTTCATCGAGCTGTTCGCCTCGCCGGAGGTGGGCACCTACCTCGGCGGCCCTCGACCACTTGACGAGCTCGAGCGCGCGGTGCCCGAGGTACCCGGGCGGCGCCCTGGCCTTTTCGTGATCGATCTCGACGGAGCGATGATCGGCATGATCACACTCGATCAGCGCGATGCGTCACGTCCGGGCCATGTCCGTCCGGATGGCGCGGAGGCCGAGCTCGGCTACATGTTCATGCCGGGGGCGTGGGGACGCGGGTACGCCGCCGAGGCGTGCGCAGCGGCACTCGAATGGTTTACCGACGCGCTTCCCGGCGAGCCGGTGGTGCTCTGTACCCAGACCGCGAACGCCCGCTCGATGCGCCTCACGGCGAGACTGGGGTTCATCGAGGTGGCGCGGTTCGAGGAGTACGGCGCCGAGCAGTGGTTCGGCGTGTGGTCCGCGACCACCCTGCCCCGTTCCAGCGGCAACAGCCCGGATGTTACGGCCGTGGTCGATGAGCAACCAGTCGCGCCGGGCACGGGGAGCTGA
- a CDS encoding (2Fe-2S) ferredoxin domain-containing protein: MNKRARRDRTAVPAGAAGARCTVTVCRGCCCGTPAKVPRLDHEAQLTDLRTALAGVAMVRRTDCLDACERANVVVIQPSAEGRKAGGRPVWLGAVNDPGAAADITAWVEGGGPGLAEPPGVLDLYTFQPSRRVRHELEE, translated from the coding sequence GTGAACAAGCGCGCCCGCCGCGACCGCACGGCCGTTCCCGCGGGGGCGGCCGGTGCCCGCTGTACCGTGACCGTCTGCCGGGGATGCTGCTGCGGCACTCCGGCCAAGGTCCCCCGCCTCGACCATGAAGCCCAACTCACCGACCTGCGCACCGCACTGGCCGGAGTGGCCATGGTCCGGCGGACCGACTGCCTCGACGCGTGCGAGCGCGCCAACGTCGTCGTCATCCAGCCCTCCGCCGAGGGCCGCAAGGCAGGCGGGCGGCCGGTCTGGCTCGGCGCGGTCAACGACCCGGGCGCCGCCGCCGACATCACCGCGTGGGTCGAAGGCGGCGGTCCCGGCCTGGCCGAGCCCCCCGGCGTCCTGGACCTCTACACCTTCCAGCCCTCACGGCGCGTCCGGCACGAACTCGAGGAGTGA